The following DNA comes from Camelina sativa cultivar DH55 chromosome 14, Cs, whole genome shotgun sequence.
AAAAGGTGTTctgtattatttattataattttattgactAATGATTTTAACTGATGTATCGATACCATGTTGAGGCCGAAGGTGTCAAGCTCTCCGGTGATAAacgtattttgtttttatagtaTTGATATATACCAAATATGATGATAAACGTTTATATCTCAAAGCTGATGTTGACTTACATGATTTGGAGAAATTGACTAAACCAAGTCATAACCTCAATAGCGTGTTCCACTGACTTGTGTCcctaactttataaaaaaatcctTGAACCAGTCTTGATGCTCATCTACATACATATTGCCGTGGATCCTGGAGCGAGAAGACAAATTCTTCAAAATTAATGGACCTCCAATTAGACTTCAACTTCAAAAGCATCTCTTTATTTCATCTCATCACATTCCGTTTAAATAGATTCACCCCTTTCAATAAAGCATCGATGTTTCgggttttatatatgttctgtTCTTCTAAGTCTTCACAATCTTTGTTCTGAaccaaattcatttttttgtcagcGATATGGACGAAGAATCTAGTAGTTCTGTTTTCAGAAAATTCGAAGGAGAAGAGACTATGGGAAAAGTACTTTTATTCGCAACCGTGTCAATTTTCACAGGGGTTATGTTCCTCCTCTTGCTTCATCTCTACGCTAGACTCTTTTGGTGGCGTGTGGAACAACATTTCAACCTAAACCTAATCCAATCCGACGATCCTGGCTCCACAGTCATCGGCCGTGACCATCGACGACGTCGTTTCGTCTTTGCTCAAGCTCAAGAAGATCCTCCTCGTAATACCGGTCTTGATTCTAAAATCCTCCAATCGATCCATGTTGTTGTTTACAAGTCTACGGACTTTAAAGACGGGCTAGAATGCGCCGTTTGTCTCTCTGATCTCGTTGATGGCGACAAAGCTAGGGTGTTACCAAGGTGTAATCATGGGTTCCATGTTGATTGCATCGACATGTGGTTTCAGTCTCATTCCACTTGTCCTTTATGTAGAAACACAGTTGGTTCCGTGGAAGAGACGGCACATGGAGAAAGTTCTGAAGACCTTGAGGCTTTATCTCAAACTCAAAACTTTGAACCAGGGCACTCGAGTAATCAGCATAATCCATCTCAAGATCAAAGCCGTGTTTTTGGATCTTGCTCTGTTAGAAGCGCATGCCTCATTGTTACTGAAGATTATCCTACTGGAAATTTCGCAGATTCTTCTAACGATCATCAACAAGAATCTACTGATACATGTGACAGAGCACAAGAAGTGACTACGGTTGTAGTGGACATTCATGCGGATACAAATGAGAATTTCTCCGAGagaatcggagaagaagaacctAAGTCACCGATGTTCACAAGGCTAAGTTCGCTTAAGAAGTTTTTGAGTAGAGAGAAGAAAGGTGTAGTTTGCATTATTGGTTCAAGCgggaccaacaacaacaatgtttgaataaataattaatatgtttaacCCATTCAAGAGAGATCTCGAGATCAAAATATGAATTGGTTATCTTTGTATATGATACTAGTGTTACATAAACATTACATATGTACACAGTTTGTTTTGATTCAAAAtctcatttgtttttcttcttattattagaTATGATGATCAAGCCATGGTTGATATAGATAAGAATCCAATTCTTGCAATGTTATGGACTGAAAACATAACCTAACAAAGTAACTAAGAAGTCTATACACTGATCAATTGAAGTAAGACAAAAGTTTTGAAACAAGATTTGAtatcttaaaacttaaaagacaaAGGCCACATAGAAATAAGAGCTGAAATCTTAGTTAGATCAAATCTTAGTTATATACACTGatcaatattttaattagaTCTATTTTTAAGATAAAATCCAAACATTAGTTAATCTTACGAGGAACACAATATTATAAGAGCTGAAATCCAAAATATAAAGTCTCACGTAATGAAGCCTTGAACTCATCATCAGTAATATTACACAACCTTTAAATTTTCTTCATAGTCCAGAAAGGTGGAAACATGAGTCATACTATGCTGAAACTTTTCAAAACCCTGAATATTGATTCTTGTAACCGTGTTCCTCTCTATATTGTAGTAGGAAATGCAGAAAGGGTGATAGCCTGAGTTCAAAGAAAACACAATCTCACCCGTACCAGTCATTCCAAGAAAGAAACATGCTTTGTCGACTTTGGATGGCAATATGCATATGCGTTTCGACCATTTATGTTCTCCAGCATCTTCTAAAACCCACAACACAAAATCTTTCTTCACAACCCCATTGGATATACTGATGTGCACCTAATTTACCTTTGCAGTTGAACAATTGTAACCTCTTACTAGGGACAATGTCTTTATGTAGTTTAACAAAGCTGAATTTCTCAAACCTAAAGTCGAAGCAAACCATCTTAGAACATCCATCAGGAAATGTTGCTCCGTAATACAGAACACCATTTATGCATCTGCTATCATCCATATAATGATGGGGAAGTACTGGGTCTTGGATCGTCCTCCATCGACGTTTTATTCCAGTCTCCAATGTCAAAATCCAATGAGGTGTTCCATAACGTGACCATGTGATACACAACACTTTCAACTGTTTGCTGATCGGATCAAAGCCAAAATAGCTTCCCTTTATACCGCTAGCTTTCACACTGGGTAAGATATGGACTCTCCAGTAACGGGGTTAAAGATCACCTGCGATCTTCTTCCCCAACTATGAAGGAAGACCAATCCACGGACTACTTGGGGACTGATATCCCGTGGAAAATATTTGCGAAAACACTTTTTATAAAGGGTGGCTACGAGAGAAGAGTTATCATCTGGATTTTGAGGTTGAGGCGAAGAGAAGACAAATGACTCTTTATTAACTGGGTCTTCTATAACTGTGACGACAAAAAGGAGCCGTGGACGAGATACAGATTTAGTCAGGAACAGCTCCGTGAAATCAGGACGACGAAGTATGGATTCCCATGATTTGGATATGCAACGAAACCTAGCTATAGAATATGCCGGGACTCTCGAGAGGATATCAAAAAGAAGGTCACATGGGATTGGGTCTGAGTCTTCTCTTACCGAGTTTGAAGATTGTGCGATCAATAGATCCTTGGAGAACTGCTGCTCCAGATGATTTTTCATGGCGGATGTTTCAAACCCTAGAATCACTTTTTCAGAGCTTACGCGGACGATATCGAACTGACTTTATAGTGCCACGATCATAATGGGCCCTCTTCTAGGCCCTGCTATAATTAGGGCCGATGCTTAATTGCCGATTTTTATCCATTTGCGTATTTTGTTTGGTGagcatttttatataattaggGCCGATGCTTAGTGATCTTagccctaattttttttatttttttcttttcctaatttctaattgaaaaaaaaaacaaaacaaagaaaaaacttctTGGGATAAGCCATGAgaaagtagagagagaaaacgCTCCCAGAtacattaaccaaaaattcaaattatccTTCGATTTTAGATCAAGTTCTAGATTTCAGGCGTATTTCTGCCGACTGTGACCTCTCTCTCAACGCGTCCTTCCCCGGTCTGGGTCTTCACTCCAACTCTTGGATACATGTCTCACCGATTGTCATATGCGGCGAAAGGAAAGGCAATTGCGACACTAGGTTTGGGTCCTAAGGTGTCTAGAATCAAGGCGCCTGTCAGTGATAACTCAGAGCTCCTCCTCCGGCACAAGCTCACCATTATAGGGTGAATCACCAATCCCTCATTGCAAAGGGCGTGGTGTCTAATTCCTTTCTTTACAGAGCACTGGAAAACTTCTTCCAGACCATTAGGAGCAGGGTCTTTTCCAGTTCCAATTTGCCAGTGAGGAAGATCTACAATTTGTTCTGGAAAACAGGTCATATCATTTTGCAGGATACATGCTATTTATGCAAAGATGGGAACCGACGATTTCTAAGTCTTTTCCTTCAGATATCCCTTTTTGGATCCAGGTCACCGGAATCCCTGTTCACCTTTGGACGGAAACTCTTATTCGAAGCATCGGGGATGATATAGGAAAGGTTGCTAAACTCGAGGTTACGGCGACAATGGCAAGGATGCGGGTCCTTATCAACGGCCTTCAGCCCCTAATTAAGACTTCCATCGTTGAATTTGGAAATGGAGAAGAGATTGAAGCTACTTTGGTAAATGATGAGAGACTAAAGAGACACTGTAAGGGCTGCTTTCGGCTTGACCATGATGAGAAGGAATGCCCGGAGGTGGCAGAAAGAGCTACCAATTCAACCATGGAGAAAGGTGGTGGGAGCAGACTAAAGTCTAAGTTAACAAAGCATGGCACTAACTTTCGCCGGGAGAGAGAAAGGACTTCTACTCGTAAGGAAAGGGGATCCCCTGATGTTAGTAAAGGAAGGGAATGGGGAAAAAGAGTTAGAAGTTGggaaccccccccccccctacCTTATCGANNNNNNNNNNNNNNNNNNNNNNNNNNNNNNNNNNNNNNNNNNNNNNNNNNNNNNNNNNNNNNNNNNNNNNNNNNNNNNNNNNNNNNNNNNNNNNNNNNNNNNNNNNNNNNNNNNNNNNNNNNNNNNNNNNNNNNNNNNNNNNNNNNNNNNNNNNNNNNNNNNNNNNNNNNNNNNNNNNNNNNNNNNNNNNNNNNNNNNNNNNNNNNNNNNNNNNNNNNNNNNNNNNNNNNNNNNNNNNNNNNNNNNNNNNNNNNNNNNNNNNNNNNNNNNNNNNNNNNNNNNNNNNNNNNNNNNNNNNNNNNNNNNNNNNNNNNNNNNNNNNNNNNNNNNNNNNNNNNNNNNNNNNNNNNNNNNNNNNNNNNNNNNNNNNNNNNNNNNNNNNNNNNNNNNNNNNNNNNNNNNNNNNNNNNNNNNNNNNNNNNNNNNNNNNNNNNNNNNNNNNNNNNNNNNNNNNNNNNNNNNNNNNNNNNNNNNNNNNNNNNNNNNNNNNNNNNNNNNNNNNNNNNNNNNNNNNNNNNNNNNNNNNNNNNNNNNNNNNNNNNNGggaaccccccccccccctgtACCTTATCGAGGCCACTCTCCAAAGCGACGTAGAGATTATTCGGGGAGCTATGACACTCGCCCTCACTCCCATGAGTATCATGCCCGAACTCTTCCCAGTAATTCCCGTACAGAGGAGTCTCGTAGGGGTCCTTCCCTGGTCTCGGATGAGAACCGGTCTAGATACTACTCTAGGGGCTCCCGGGAACTGAAATAGAGTAAGGAGTACTTCCTCCAGAATGATAGGACATCCAAAGAGAGATCACATGGGGATAGTGTAAGAGCTCATCGTGCAGTGGGGGGGCTGAGTCCTGGGGAAAGCTCACTGGCTTTAGGTGGGACTGCTCCAGAGGAAAGATTACCTCTGGATGCTGTGAAAGCAGCTATAGAAGAAGTTAAGGAGGTGATGTCTAACTACGCAAATTGTGATGATCCTATAGAGAGCGCGGTACGAAAAGAGAGATATAGACAAGTTGAGATCCAAGGACAAGTGGAAGAAACATCAGTGAGAATGGTCAGGAATAGCTTGGGACTCTTTCCAGTTGTAAAAGATAATACCTCCCCGGTGGCCTCTGCAGGAGGGGAAAGTGTGGATAAGATTCCCATCCGGTTAAGACTGGGTCCATCAAACAAGATTATCTCACCTCACCGACCTGCCAAGCAAACAACAGTAAAACATAAGACTGGAAAACTGCCTGGG
Coding sequences within:
- the LOC104742903 gene encoding RING-H2 finger protein ATL60-like, coding for MDEESSSSVFRKFEGEETMGKVLLFATVSIFTGVMFLLLLHLYARLFWWRVEQHFNLNLIQSDDPGSTVIGRDHRRRRFVFAQAQEDPPRNTGLDSKILQSIHVVVYKSTDFKDGLECAVCLSDLVDGDKARVLPRCNHGFHVDCIDMWFQSHSTCPLCRNTVGSVEETAHGESSEDLEALSQTQNFEPGHSSNQHNPSQDQSRVFGSCSVRSACLIVTEDYPTGNFADSSNDHQQESTDTCDRAQEVTTVVVDIHADTNENFSERIGEEEPKSPMFTRLSSLKKFLSREKKGVVCIIGSSGTNNNNV